Below is a window of Paenibacillus thermoaerophilus DNA.
TGGCAATGGCGTTAGACGCTGCGAAAAGCAGAAAGCGGTTTCAATCCACGCTCCCGCGTGGGGAGCGACGGAGCCGCAAGAAGACGGTACACAGCGATTATTAACGTTTCAATCCACGCTCCCGCGTGGGGAGCGACTCATCAGGAAATCTGCGATATTCTAAACGCAATATGTTTCAATCCACGCTCCCGCGTGGGGAGCGACGCGAAGCAACCTTCTACGATGACTTTGATATGTTTGGTTTCAATCCACGCTCCCGCGTGGGGAGCGACTGCCAGTGACGCTGGAGATTCGGGAAGCTGACGGAGTTTCAATCCACGCTCCCGCGTGGGGAGCGACTGCATGATGCGAGAAGCCTTGCTACGCAAGGGTTCTGAAGGTTATTTTCGCGAACCTGGTTTCGGAAGGGGGGCTTGAACGTGATTTTTCAGTCGGAAAAACCCGCCAAGCCTTGTCCTGCTTGAGGTGCGAACCTCCCAGGGAAATCATGTGAGCTTGGGGTTCGCGCATCTTACTCGATAAACAGCAGTCCTTCCGGGTCATAAGTTTCTTTAGCGCCGACATGCTCCACACGATTTTTCCAATTGCTGCCCAACATATAGTAGCGGAGGCTGTCTTTGCTGGGATCGATTGTTTTTTCAAGTGTGGCTTTTAACTGTTTGAACTGAACGGGATCAACCAAGCATTCAAAAACCGAGTTCTGCACACGCTGTCCATAGTTTAGGCAGTGCTTGGCAACTTGGCGAAGCCTTCTTTTACCGGCAGCCGTAGCGGTTTCCACATCGTACGTAATGAGAACCATCATAAGCCTATGCCTCCCTTATTTCCACAGGAATGGCGGATAATCATCAAGGTCTCCTCTGATATATCGGGCAAGAAGCAAGGCCTGCGCATAGGGGAGAAGCCCCAAAGCTATTTTCTCCTTCAAGAACGGGTGGCGGATTTCCTCGTGTTTGCGCTTCTGCCAGGATGCGATGAGTTCCTTCTTCAAATCCGGCTTCAAAAGCACGGCCCCGTTTTCCTTGAACAGAAAATCCTTGGGGTTGATCTGCTTGCGGTTAATCAGCGAGAGAACTAACCGATCTACCATGTAGCCCCTTAATTCCTCCATCAGATCGAGCGCCAAGCTCTGGCGGCCTGGCCGGTCGCGGTGGAGAAATCCGACGGCCGGGTCCAGTCCGACCGTTTCCAGTGCGGATTGAACATCCGTACGCAGAAGGGCGTAGAGGAAGGAAAGCATGGCATTTACACGATCGAGCGGAGGCCGGCGATTTCGGCCGCGCATGCAAAAATGCTCTTTGTCGGTCAAGATGAGTTCATTAAACGAGGAGAAGTACCGTCGAGCCGCATCTCCTTCGACTCCTCGCACATCGTCGAGAGTTGCGCTTGCAAGCACGCGCCTCATATACCGCTTTAGAAAATCGCTGCTCCGAACGACATTCTCGGACATGATCGACTCTTCGTGATCCCGCAGAGCGCGCCTGAGCACCGTCCGCGAATTGGCTATTTTGGCGAATACGAACCGGCTGGCAAGCGTAACGGCTTCGGGTCCGTCGGCCATCCGATACTGTCTCCGGCGCAGGAGGACGTTGCCTTTGACGTTTCCAACAACGCTGCCCAGGTATTTTCCATTTTCCTGCAAGAAGGAAACCGACACTCCTCGCTCCATGCATAAGTGCATAAAAGAAGGACTGGCGCCGGCGTAACCGAACATGATGATGCTCTCCAAATTATGAATGGGAATGCGAAACGCAATCTGGTCCTCTTTGCGGACGACAACGTTTTCGCCATCCCGGGCCAGATAGCTGTCGGGGGCGGTGATGTACAGCGTGTTCAACAATTTGCGTATCGCTAATCCCTCCTAATCGGACGATGCCGACAGATCCGACAAATAATTTTGCAGATAACGCGAGGCAGACCGGGAATTCGATTTGGGCTGACATAACGCTTCTAGCGAACATCTCGTGCATTTCGGCTCATATACGGCTTCGGCAGTCCGGCCGCCGGCAAAATGCCGGTGCATGTCTTCGGCAAGCCGATGGACACGTTCCCGCAGAACGGAATCGAAACGAACCGGAACCCGGCGTTCCCGTTCGCCGTAGAACAGCGCTCCTTCCTCAACCCGCACATTCAGCATCTCTTCGAGGGCCATGGCCTGCGCGCACAGTTGAACTTCGTCGCAATCGTCAGGCTTGCGGTTTCCGCGTTTGTATTCGACCGGATACGGAATCCACCATCCCCTGCGGCCTTTCAGCTTGACTTTGTTCTTTTCATCGGGATCGATTACGGCATGGAATTCCACGACATCGGCGACGCCGTATAACCCGAGCCGATACGAAACAAGGGGCATGGCTCGAGATACGAGCACATCCCCTCGGGTTTCGCTGAAATAAGGATCGTCGGCGCGTCGGTGCATCTGCCTTCCCTCGAAGGTAAGAACGTTTTCCGCCCATTGCTGCTCGATATGGATCAGTCCCCATTGTCGCGGACAGAAAGCATAGTGCTGAATTCCGGAGATCAGGAGCAAGTCATCCTCGGCAAAATGACGATTTTCAGTCATGGTCATTCATGGGCGACCAACCGAACTTCATTCGGAACTTGCTCATGGTCGACGATAAACGCATAGTCGTGGATTGAGCGAACCGGTCCTTCCGTCTTTTTCTTCACCTTCACTAAATCGAACAATCGATGGGAGGGAGCGTTCCCCAGCTTGGACGAATGCTCGAACAAGAACAGCTTGCGTACGGCCATCTGCCCGCGGGAAGCGGAATGATCGTGTTCGAACATATTCAGCAGCGCTTCCTGCAGGATGAGGTAGTCTTCTTCGGAGAAGCCGGTTTTCTCCGCCAAATACGCGGAGATATAGCCATCCATCCGATACAGGGCATACGGAATGACATGCTTGCGTCCCATCTCGCGATCCTTGTCCGCGCCTTCCTGGGTGACGGCTTGGCGGGTAATCGTAACCTCCTGGGAGAAGATCGGATCGATGCTTCTGGCAAAAGTGAATTGAACGGGCCCCCGCACCTGACCGGTGTTGACCTTGGTTGCCATGACGGCGCCGAACGTTCGAATATCGTAGAAGTTATCGCACATCCAGGCGGTCAGACGAGCGGCTTCTTCGGCATTTTTCGGTTTTAATTCTTTGCTGTCGGCCTCGTTGGGGCGTATAGCCCGATAAGCTTTACGGTGCTGCTCGTTCAGAACGCCGCCTTCCGTGACGTAGATATGAAAACGCTCTTGCCCGGCGCGCGTCAATTCGATATAGTTGCGGACTTTGCGCTTCAGGCAGACGTCGGTCACGATGCCGTATCCGGTCTCCGGATCGATTCGGGGCATATTGCCCGCGTCCGGGTCACCATTCGGATTGCCGTTCGTCACTTCGAAGAACAGGGAGAATTCGACGCGTTTTGCAAGGACGGATTGGTTTTGCTGTTGCTCGGTCAATTGTTGTTCCAGAATCGACATGGGGATCTCGCCTTTCTATATGGATTTGAAGATTAAGAGTCGGCTTCGGCCGCAGCGGCTTCCAGCTTGGCGTCGGCGGCCGCTTTGATTTGCGCGAAATACGATTGCTTTTGATGGTAATAACCCAGAATAAACAGACCTTGACGCTGCAGGTCCAGATGGGCGGGAAAAGCTTCGATGCCCTGCAGGATCTCCTGCATCTCGCGGTCGCGGAAATCGCCGTATCGGGCTTTGCTCATATGGTGCTGAGACAATTTGATCAGTATGGGGAAAACCGCGGCCGGATT
It encodes the following:
- the cas7c gene encoding type I-C CRISPR-associated protein Cas7/Csd2; protein product: MSILEQQLTEQQQNQSVLAKRVEFSLFFEVTNGNPNGDPDAGNMPRIDPETGYGIVTDVCLKRKVRNYIELTRAGQERFHIYVTEGGVLNEQHRKAYRAIRPNEADSKELKPKNAEEAARLTAWMCDNFYDIRTFGAVMATKVNTGQVRGPVQFTFARSIDPIFSQEVTITRQAVTQEGADKDREMGRKHVIPYALYRMDGYISAYLAEKTGFSEEDYLILQEALLNMFEHDHSASRGQMAVRKLFLFEHSSKLGNAPSHRLFDLVKVKKKTEGPVRSIHDYAFIVDHEQVPNEVRLVAHE
- the cas2 gene encoding CRISPR-associated endonuclease Cas2, whose amino-acid sequence is MMVLITYDVETATAAGKRRLRQVAKHCLNYGQRVQNSVFECLVDPVQFKQLKATLEKTIDPSKDSLRYYMLGSNWKNRVEHVGAKETYDPEGLLFIE
- the cas1c gene encoding type I-C CRISPR-associated endonuclease Cas1c; amino-acid sequence: MRKLLNTLYITAPDSYLARDGENVVVRKEDQIAFRIPIHNLESIIMFGYAGASPSFMHLCMERGVSVSFLQENGKYLGSVVGNVKGNVLLRRRQYRMADGPEAVTLASRFVFAKIANSRTVLRRALRDHEESIMSENVVRSSDFLKRYMRRVLASATLDDVRGVEGDAARRYFSSFNELILTDKEHFCMRGRNRRPPLDRVNAMLSFLYALLRTDVQSALETVGLDPAVGFLHRDRPGRQSLALDLMEELRGYMVDRLVLSLINRKQINPKDFLFKENGAVLLKPDLKKELIASWQKRKHEEIRHPFLKEKIALGLLPYAQALLLARYIRGDLDDYPPFLWK
- the cas4 gene encoding CRISPR-associated protein Cas4, giving the protein MTMTENRHFAEDDLLLISGIQHYAFCPRQWGLIHIEQQWAENVLTFEGRQMHRRADDPYFSETRGDVLVSRAMPLVSYRLGLYGVADVVEFHAVIDPDEKNKVKLKGRRGWWIPYPVEYKRGNRKPDDCDEVQLCAQAMALEEMLNVRVEEGALFYGERERRVPVRFDSVLRERVHRLAEDMHRHFAGGRTAEAVYEPKCTRCSLEALCQPKSNSRSASRYLQNYLSDLSASSD